The Molothrus ater isolate BHLD 08-10-18 breed brown headed cowbird chromosome 1, BPBGC_Mater_1.1, whole genome shotgun sequence genome includes a window with the following:
- the PTF1A gene encoding pancreas transcription factor 1 subunit alpha: protein METVLLEHFPGGLDSFSSPPYFDEEDFFSEPPPRDVLAADGLLEPDVDFLSRQLQEYYRDGGDPEGAYRCPAPAAAFPPSPASPGFAYECCGAAGAALLSPGGRLQALGSAKRRRRVRSEAELQQLRQAANVRERRRMQSINDAFEGLRSHIPTLPYEKRLSKVDTLRLAIGYINFLSELVQSDLPLRSASSESPSQPKKIIICHRGTRSPSPSDPDYGLPPLAGHSLSWTDEKQLKEQNIIRTAKVWTPEDPRKVNNKPSVNDIENEPPFDYVA, encoded by the exons ATGGAGACCGTGCTGCTGGAGCACTTCCCCGGGGGGCTGGACTCCTTCTCCTCGCCCCCCTACTTCGACGAGGAGGATTTTTTCTCCGAGCCGCCTCCGCGGGACGTGCTGGCCGCGGACGGGCTGCTGGAGCCGGACGTGGATTTCCTCAGCCGGCAGCTGCAGGAGTACTACCGCGACGGCGGCGACCCCGAGGGCGCCTACCGCTGCCCGGCGCCGGCCGCCGCCTTCCCGCCGTCTCCCGCCTCGCCCGGCTTCGCCTACGAATGCtgcggggcggcgggcgcggccctgctgtcccccggGGGGCGGCTCCAGGCGCTGGGCTCGGCCAAGCGGCGGCGGCGGGTGCGCTCCGAGgcggagctgcagcagctccgtCAGGCCGCCAACgtgcgggagcggcggcggatGCAGTCCATCAACGACGCCTTCGAGGGGCTGCGCTCGCACATCCCCACGCTGCCCTACGAGAAGCGCCTCTCCAAGGTGGACACGCTGCGCCTGGCCATCGGCTACATCAACTTCCTCAGCGAGCTGGTGCAGTCCGACCTGCCGCTGCGCAGCGCCAGCAGCgagagccccagccagcccaagAAAATCATCATCTGCCACCGCGGCACAA gaTCTCCCTCTCCGAGCGACCCCGACTACGGACTCCCCCCTCTGGCCGGTCACTCGCTGTCGTGGACTGATGAAAAGCAGCTCAAGGAGCAAAACATCATCCGGACAGCCAAAGTGTGGACCCCCGAGGACCCGCGGAAGGTGAACAACAAACCCTCCGTCAACGACATAGAGAACGAGCCCCCCTTCGACTACGTGGCGTGA